DNA from Drosophila gunungcola strain Sukarami unplaced genomic scaffold, Dgunungcola_SK_2 000134F, whole genome shotgun sequence:
cctcatcctcctccgccgccgccgcccccAGCAGCATTGGCAATGTGGAACCCCTGCTAAAGACGCCAGAGCGCAGGCTGAAGCTAACGCTACGCATGAAGCGTTCACCGATCCTGGACGAAGTTATTGAGCTGGGGACGAGCCTGAGCAACGGCGGAGCTGGCCGAAGTGCAGCGGCATCTTCGCATCGCGGCGGCAGAGGAGATGGATCGGATAGAGCTGCGCTGAATCTAACTGCCAGCAGCAGTTCCAATGGCATTGAGTACGAAATCCTGCGCATGGAGGGCATTTCCGAACATGGcaacgatgacgatgacgacgacgacgacgaagaGGACGacgagcaggagcagcagcagcagcagcaagtggACGCAGAGGATGAAGATGAGGAGCCAGCTGCCGAGGAAGAGGACGAGCCGCCGCCAAAGGAGGAGCAGCAACTGCCCACCAAGAAGCAGAGGAAGAAACAGCGCAGCcgcagcaggagcagccaaCGCAGATCGCCAGCGCCGAGCAGTAGCAGTGTGTATGGCACACCGCAGAAGAAGCGACTGCGTCTGATCTTTGGCAACGAATCGCACACCATAGACATTCCACCAGCAGCAGGAGAGGGAGGAGCGGGCAGCGGCACGGATGAGCTAAACAGCAGTGGCGGCGGCAACGGCGGTGGCGATGAGTCCTTCAATGCCTCGTACGCCAGCAGCACTAGTTTGACGGTCAACACCTCCTCCAGCAGCACCAGTTCATCGGGCGGAGtgggagagggagagggaggAGCCACCTCATCCTCGGCCGAAGCAGTGGACTCCTCCACCGTGGGCTGCCCACCCATTGCTGCCCAATCGCCGTCATCCACCACCAACAGCAGCTCCTTTCAATCGGCCTGCACATCGACCACCAGCAGCAATAGCTATTTTCCCAATGGCAAGCAGCGTGCTGCTGGCGAGGATTCCTATGCGATGCACTACTATCAGCTGGGCAAATTCGCTGGCACCTCGAGTCCGGGCCAGGGACAGGCCAttgtcagcagcagcagtggatCGGGAGCGGgatcaggaggaggaggaggaggaggaggaggaggtggagctGGGGCAGGGGCTGGATTCCTGAGCATGCCGAAGCACACTTTTGGCACCTGCGCCCTCCTGGCGCCCACCAGTTTTGCCAGTCTGCAAAATTCGCCGCAGATAGGCCAGCAGAAGTCCAGCGGTGGCGATGGCGCCGGAATGGTGGCCACATCCACCTCGACAGGCCCATCCATTGCCttgcatcatcatcataacAGCCATCATGGCCAGAAATAACCAACGACTGATCTCCAAGCAAATTGACTAAGCACAGCTGCCATTGCCAAGAGAAGAAGAgaaagaggaggaggagccggaggaggaggagaagaagCCAGGACAAGGATTTGGAGGTtgaggagaaggagaaggagcgCCAGGACCAGgtgaaggaggaggaggagggcaGGAAGGCAGGAAGGGATTGCTGCGCTGCTGGCGTCATTGcctctgctgttgctgctgaacctgtgaaaccgaaaccgaaactgaaacctcaatctaaatctaaatctaaaCCTAAACCCTGTAGAAACCTTAGTTTTAGATCTTAGTCCAAGTAGATCAGATCCTTGATATATCCTTGgtttttcattcattcataTATTCAGGAAGCAAAAAACTGGCTGACAAATTTGTTAAATCGAATCCGGATATATATACCTGATTATaacttgttatttttttttttgctttcttttctatttctctcttttttctctttGTGATTACTCCCCATTTCTCTGAATCCTTTGtgtccactttttttttttttttttgtttgtgttcgCGTTGCATGttgcgcgtgtgtgtgtgtgtgtttggtgtgCTTTTCTTTTTGCAGATGGAAttataaagcttaaaaataggaaaagGTCGGaggaaaatgcaaatgcaacgTGTTGCGAGTCCGACAGCAACAAGAGGAGCAACTGCGACAggaacaacagcagcaacatcggcagTAGCaacagtagcagcagcaacatcttcggcagcagcagcagcagcagcagtcacACCAGCAGCAATTTGATAGTTAAAAAGCTAAGAGTAGAGTTAAATCGCATACAAATCATGTACAGTTGAGAAATAACCAAGCAGGATGAGCACATCGCAGCCCAGGAGCcgtttaaacaacaaacattgAGGATGGATttaaaacaacagcaacaacaacaaacaaaacaaaacacaaaaaaaaaaaacaatattctaAATGCAATGCACACAGACACAACAACGCAATTAGCAGCGGTTTTAGACGCCTTACAACCTAACGTtaactttatattaaaaaaaaaaaaaacaaataccttATATTTACAAGAACGAAACCaaccaataaataaataaatatttaaaggatACTTTAGAAAATCCCCCAAAagccaacaaacaaaacaatagtgcagcagcagcaacaaaaaccagAACAGCAATATATAAACAACTcaattaagtaattaaataaatatatatatatatatatacacaacaaatttaattataataacaaactgaaaaaggagaaaaagggaaaaaagcGAAACTTAGCAAACCATTAATTTTCACATAACAGAATAAActtgtatatataaaacagaaaacggagaataaaattacaaatgccAGCGAAAGCGAAAATGATAAAACcgaacataaaaatataagtctgctaaaaacaaaatcgataAAACTGGTGATTCAAGTGGTTCCAGCGAGCTGGATTTTAAGTACacttggtttttaaatattttatttaaatcatattaGATCagatcacacacacacacaggcataCCACCCATCATTTTATAACCGCTTCTGCTACATTTTAtccatattttttgtaatgttCATGTTGTTGTTCTCTTTAGAGTTTAGTTTTTAGAACCAGGCAgatgaaaaactaaaatctaaACCAACACAACCAcacactctcacacacacacacacgcacacatgaaatgtttttggcccacacaaacacacaccgattcgattatattattattacctatagtaataaatataaatatgattttttaacgatacgattattttttgtttacctatAAGTTTAGTTGCTAGCATATGTAATTAAATCTTAATCATATTcgatatatattatatacttaTTCATATGTGTAACTACtgtgtattattttgtaagcCACCAACAACAATTTACAGCAGCCGCGGCCGCAAAACATtcataataaactaaaaagaaCATTTAGTTTTTACAAATGCATGGTTTTTTCTTCCTATCtacttttgtgttttgtttcttgttttttttttttttgtaattttcacGTCATATTTGCCATATGAGCACGTTGAACAAAAGATTTCTGCTTTTGTCTTTTtcgcataaatatattttaaacaaagtcctggtgaaaaaacaaattttcttttgcccTATTTAAACTTCCTTTGAAATCATTTCTTTTGGGGAACAAATTGATTACCATTTTTGAATAGGGTTAAAGCTGATTCTTTTGGAAATTTCCAAAGAAACCAAAGATTTCCCtttgtttcaaaaaaattattctttttaGAACTGAGAAGGAACGAATATTCACCGCATTTCCTTAttccttttttaattgtttaattgtttagaAGCCAGTTGTCATATTCTGCAAGTTATGGTCGTTGTGCTCTCCATCTTCtacagcttttatttttagcgttacaaaaattgttaattgttgTTTGTCGGGGAAAGCCAGCGGTACTGATAACTCCATGCTTGGAGGTTGCCAATCCTCACAGACCGCCCAACACATTCGCTTAAGATCTATGAAGGTTTTACATAACTTTAAATGTCCATCCGCAGAGAGCAGGGCATGCTATTTCTATGATTCTGCGCGATCAGAGGGATTCTTAGTGCTGCTCCAGCTGGATTTAGTGGCCATACTTCTGGAAGTCCCACTCGCGGTTGTCCAGCGGACAGACCTGGCGGGTTTTCAGCCACCGCGATATGCAGTGGAAGTGGAAGGCGTGATTGCAGACGCCCCAGGCCACGGTGCACTCCTCGCTGGTGGCGGATGCCTGATTCGCCTGGCACTCGATGCACAGGTCCATGATGTGGTTGCGGCAAATGGCGCAATTGTCCACCACGATGTCTGCGGCGATTGGATGCGGGAATGGGAAAATGGTAAGTCCCCCTACCCATAGTTGTCTATTCTATTGTATTACTTACCCCAAGCCCATAATGCCACGGCATTCcactgtttatttttatttatttattattttttttttttttgttagtggGGGTAAAAATAGTAAATCATTTTACAATGGCAATgaccaaacttttttttgctgaCCACACTTACCTTTTTCACCTCGAAACGCTTCTTTTCGCCTTTGCTGCTGCTCGAAGGCACCTCGAATTCTTCCTCGTCGACCTCCATCGCGTCTGGATTTGTCTAATTTGGTCCTggcgaaaatttaattatgctaTGCTATCTACAATTTATTGCAATTAATTCgcgtttcttttcttttttttggctggAAAAACCAATCGACTCGGCTATGGTGTCGGTGTGGCCGTAGGCGATCGGTGCCTCTCACGCTATCGATATATTTATCGATGCTTTTgtactataaaatataaaaagacaattttattcaatataaaaatgtttaggaTTAGAATTCGAAACCAAATACTAAATATTATCAGCATATGAAAGAACTTCTTCGATTGTTTCAAAAtttcttcaatgtttttccgAAAGCCAACAAATCGATAGTATCGCTGCTGAAATCGATATTCTCGCAGCTCTAGCATTGCATTTTCACCACCTCTAGAAAAGATTAAAAAGGCGCTAAAATTTGCTTGCCAATTtgcaaagaaaaacacaaagtACGTACTATTTGTAAGCTAAATAATGGTAAAATAGTAAATAGTAGTAACTAAATTACAGATGACAGAGGAAACGGATTATGTGGAACGTCGGTTTTGCGGTATATCCATAAACCACAAACTGCGCAGCCCACATACAAAAATTACCAATCCGTATTTGTTCAAATTCGCCAAAAAAATCAACCCCGGGATTCTGGAAGATTCTCCAATATGCCTCAGTTGCTATAAAAACCTGGTGAACTTGTATAATACGAAGAACAATAATGCCAAAAAACACCAGGAGCGAAGGATTGCAGAGAGTGTTACGGATGCGAGTGGCAGTCAAAGTTCCCAGGGGACCACGACCTTCTTCGCCAGGCTACAAactacaaataataataataaaagttccGCCGATGGATCACTGAATGCCATAAGAAGTGCACCACTGCCCACAGAAAACAGGAACTCCTCTGTACGAAATGCAGCAGTTCCGCAGTCCACATCACAATACATAAATGACGACGACGATCCCAATTCCAATTTAAGTATGAATGCAATAAACGGCACACGATTGCCCCACATTCAGCCCATTCCGAGAAGACGACCCACGACGATCCTCAATAAGGAATCTATGGACATTTATCTACAAGGCACCACTGGAGGGTAGCTGGATAGTAATAGTAGTTAACACTTAAGTTTCTGACTAATTAAATacctaattttttattttttgaatgcgattttgtttaacattaaatttatatattaatatttttttattttttaactttaaaagccTTCACAATGATGCCATTTTGacttacttttaataaaataaatatacttaagGAAAGGAAACACCGGAGAATAGTTGAATACGTATACTAGTAATatcacttttaaattaaaagttttaatcaaTTGAATATTTGACATATTTGtgtaacaatatttaaatgttgaatCATTGTAATAAAGGAAACATTTGTTCTAACATACTTTTTTAAGCTTTCACTAGGAAACCATTTGgtatgaaatgaaataaaatacgCAAGACAACCGATAATTGACACCAATtatgaaaatgaatttatttatttttgtttttgaccaCCACTTATTTAAAGATTCCACTAAAATGTATTGCTTTACCAATTAGAAAtctcttttttctttaaaaaaaatttcttttttatttgtatgcacacacacagttttcaaaatttattaatccGTATCTAATAAATGCAAGTGTTTTTCCTTAATCTATAATATCCTTAGTAATTGGCCAATTAGAATGTTAATTTTTGGCTAGACGACGACAAAATTGCCTATTTAATAGGAGCAAATAAGTtacattacaaattttatggatgttttttttatagaactaAGATTCCTTATAAAATGGTCATCAAATCGAGCTGATTTGCGAGTAttgaaaattaacaaataaaatcgtGGAGTCAGTGCCTTAATAcgatacaaattttaaatgaaacatttattttcttcagacacatttttatattttttccacTCAATAAATTAGATTATTCAAGTTCAGGACTCTGGTTTTGGCCTTCTTCTTCTGGTTGCTCTTGGGCTTTGGCCACCTTTCCTGCTAGGAGGCGCCGCCCGTTTTGTGTCCGCTCCCCTTTTCCCGCTTCACCACCGGCAGTCGCGTCCAGATATATCCACCCGATCTCTGCGCGGTATACTCGTCCACATCCGGCAGGGGAAATGGTGTGCTCCGATCGAAGTAGTAATTGCTGGGCGCGTGCATCACGAACTCCAGATAGGAGAGCTTTCGGGATAGCTCCTCATCGGGTCCTGCAGAATAAGAATACGGATTAATTAGCTTAGGATAACTAAGGATACAAATGAAGAGTTTATATCAAAATGTGTGGATTACTTCATTGCTAAAGGCATTTTCCACCTGTGGAACACTATAGACATACCAATTAGGTAGGTGGCCGGATCGAATCCCTCCTGGGGATCTGGGCTATCCTGCGTGGGAATCAGCCAGGTGAGGAAGGCGGACTTCTCGCAATAGGCGTCCACGAGCAGTCCGCGTATTTGGGCATAGAACAGATTCTGATCCTCATCCACGATGCTGACGATGTCCCCGATTTGCATGTAGCTGCCTTTGTAGAACAAACTCTCCACATACTTGGTGCTGGCCTGGACCTTTGGCGTCTTCTGCGCGGGCCTCTTGAATAGAGAGCGACGATTCCGGGCTCCGGTGGTTCCGCCCGGTCCAGCTGGCCCGGATTTGCCATGTTTGTTGGTGTTACTGGGATGGGCGCCGGCACTGGCGAGATGTGTAGAGCTACCGGTGGAACCATTCGGCCCGTTGTTGTGGCCATTCGACTGGCTATTGCTGCCCCCGGGATTTCCCTTGCCCGTTTGCTTGGCCTTGAAGCGCGTGCTCTTCCGCAGACGCTTCATAATGGTTGGCGTTCGGTTGGCGGTGGTCACCTGGCTACCCCCCTGGCTGCCATTCAGGCTGCTGCGTGTAATCTTGCCCGCCGGACGCTGCTGGATGGGATTTGGCGGTGCCTCCGGCGAACTGGGTGCGATTTCCTCTTGGATTTGTGTTGATGGCAGCTTCAATGGCTTGTCATCCTCTTCGATTTTAATGGTCGCCGACACCGGCGGACTGGGCGGTTGGATGGGCGATGGTTCCAGTGGCTCCTTCTGCTCCTGATCCGCCTCCTGCTCCGGCTCCTGCTCATTCTTCACCTCTGGTGGCTTCGTTTTTGGCTGCTTCGGCTGCTCCAGTTCGTCCACCGTGGGCATCCGCTCGTCGGTGGTCAGATCATTGTCTATGTCCATGTCCGTTTCAGTGGACTCCTTTGGATTTTCGCGGGAGCAGGGGAAAGCTGAGGGATTTGGGGGATGGGCCACAGGATCAACTGGGTGGCCCTCGTCAGCGGAAGACTCCTTGTGCGCGGACTCCTGGGCGTCGGAATCGGCGCAATGGCTACTCTCGCCGGCCATTTGGTCGGGATCGGTGGACATGGTTAATCCTTATCCGTCAGCCAATCGGGAAGCCTTTACTCAGATTTTTAgcgttttttaaataatatgaaattttaGCTAGAGATGGCCCGTTCGTTGGCGATGGTACGTTGGTTAGAGAtggacttttatttttgtataagctTTGTATACAGTATCAATTGTTTGTACTATTACCCTAttgtaatttcttttttttgtttgtttttaaaataacatatttcaaatacaaatatgaCTGCAACTCATTTAGTGGAAGgttaattgacaaatttctGTATTGATGTTTTgagtatgtatttatattaatatcgCAACAAAACACTtacataataaaatgttatagCCCCATTCCACAGAGATCCATTCACCTTCCACCAGCCGTGGAAGCCGTGGTGGTTTTGCCGTTCCAAAAATGTCCCAGTTAGTCCGCCGTTAATAGTTGTCGGACTTTGACGGACTAATTTATGTTTAGTTAGCCGATGATTTTGCGGTGCAACCCTGTTCCAACgcattttgaaaaaagtgaaactccGATATCCACCATCCtatttcagctgatctgaacagctgtggctcatgaaaacataaacaaagatggttgacctgttgactatgtttacattttgttttttatttcatttttttatatctaatatctatttattattttttctatttatttttttttttacagtttttaaattgaaaattgaaaaatgttattataaaataGGCTGAGATAAAATTGACATTGTTTTGGGACCAAGTGACATATCGGCCTGCGCGTGTCAATGAAGTCAGTCACGCGCACATCTCTATAATTTATATCATTTTGTATTAGAATCGGGTTCGGATCGTGTAAAATGGATTTCGGGGCGCTGCTGCACTACGCGAAGAAGAAGAACGATGCGGCCACCAAGGACGAGGTGGGTATCCTGGTGAACAGGTGTCCAGCAAGTGGGCGAACGCATGGGACCGCCAGCGTATGCGTTTGCATTCGCCTTCGTTCACTGACCCCAAAAAACCAGATTGAATTTCTCCAAAAGATCAGCACAAGTTTCCAACTACATCTTGTTTGCACTTTTAGCGCCCCGGACAGGGCAAATACTACAGCACCAAGTATGCGCCACCCAAAAAGGAGTCCAAGGAGTCCAAGCAGCTGTCCAACAACATCCAGAAGTTCCTACGCAAaaaggaggcggaggaggcggaACGGAAACGCGAGGAGCGCCAGAAACTCAACGAGCTGATGGCCAAACGGGACGAGAAGTCCAAGAACAAGATTCGGAAAATGCTCAAGGTGACCAAGTCGGCGAACAAGTCCGTGCTGGAGGATGCCAAGGACTGCGAAGGAGCAGCCAATGGCCACGAGGCGGGCGAGGGTCAGGGCGATGACTACGGCTATGTGTCCAACGAGGCGAACGCCTTCTACGAGAAGTACATCGAGAAGGTGCGGGATGTGCAGGAGGACAAGGGATTTGCCCCGAGCAGGCCGCAATCCCTGCGCGATCTTTCCGGCACCAAGGAGCGCGTCAAGGCGGCCATTACCCGGGAAAGGGAGGAGGCCAAGAGCCACACCCGCCAGAggagcagcaccagcagcagcagcagcagtacgCCAACCTCGTCGTCCAGCGCCTCCAAGTCGAGGGAAGCCCATGTGGCCCGTTCCTATGGCACGTCCAGAACCCTCTACGATCCGGAAGCCGAGAAGCGCGAGGAGGAGCGCAAGAAGcggcaggaggaggagcagcgcCGGGCCAAAATGAAGCGACCAGCCCAGCCGCCACCCATGGACTTCCAGGCACTCCTCCGCTTGGCCGAGAAGAAGCAGCACGAACCGGTGGTCTTCGAGCCCGAAAAGAAGAAGGAACCGGAGCGCCTGCTCTCCGCCCGGGAGAAACGCGAAATGGAGGAGCGCCAGCGGCAGAAGGAGCAGCGCGCCCATCGCGACAAGATGCGGGAAAGCGACGGCAAGGAGGCTTCAGCACCCAAAGCATCCACCACCAATCGCATGGAGCCCAATGGACGCATACCCAAACTCAACCAAGCCAGGCCAGCGAATCCACCAAGTGAAAGCTTCAAAAAGCCAGCTCCACCGCCAGCGAAAACCAGCTCAAGTTCCTCCGGCTCCTCTGGCTCCTCTAGCTCCTCCAGTTCCAATGCCCATTCCTCAACTAGCCGTAGTCATGCCTCAAGTATAAAGCCCGCCAGTAAGACAGCTCCTACGGTGGCCAAGCCAGGAGCAACTACAGCGGCGGGGAAACCCAGCTCCAGTTCTGATAGGGATGCCCCCTCCAAGAATCCCTATGCGGCGGCCATCAAAAACGGAGCTGTGCGGGAGTTTCCGCCCCGGGATCGGCCTGCAATCCCGCCATCCAGGGATCGTTCCGCTCCTGCGGCTAGAGATCGCCCCCCTCCTTCGCCGGCCATGGGCAAAACGCGACAGTTTCCGCCAGCGGATGTCCAGAGATCATCATCGGGCGGCAGGCAATTCCCGCCGGCCGATGTCAAGAGGCGGAAACCCCAAGAACAGCCAGCCAATAAAAGTAAGTGAAGAGTAACTCTTAGAAATTGTAACTTATGTAGATCTTAAATTGCAAACCCTTTTAGGACGCATttacgacgacgacgacgaggatgagTACGATTCCGAATTGGATGACTTCATTGACGATGGCGACTGCGAGGAGGACATATCCTCGCACATCCGCGACATCTTTGGCTATGATAAGCGGCGGTATCGAGGCATGGACGACGATGATCGGGGGATGGAGTCCAGTTTTGCGCAGATGCAGCGGGAGGAGTTCATCAGCAAGAAGCTGGGTGAGTTTTGTGACCCTTTAGTAGAAACCCCCTCCCGAAAACCAAGCTAATTCCTGGATCCCTCGCAGGTCTGCAAGAGGATCTGGAGGACATGCGCATGGAGGCTGCGCACAAGAAACagaaaatggccaaaaaaacGGAGCAAACGCatcgacgacgacgacgatgactAATCTCAAATATCCGTAATGCAAGCTTGAACGGGGGCATCCTATCCCATTGTGTTATTGTATATGGAGGATGTTTTCCGGAGTTCAAGTTCAAGCGATGCTGAATCCAGGAGCTGTGCCTATTAAGTTATTCAATCGGCCAGTTATTGTTTAACTAATTAGTTTAGTAAAAGTGTAcccaacacacacaaaaaaaaaacacacatagTAGGTAGGtgcgcatatatatatatatatatatatatatagatatcgtctattttgaaatctaaaaaacccaacttaaaactaacttcggcttgccgataGCTATTTAACAATAATACCCTCGTAAAGGCCTACATATATTTCACTTTCGGTTTTCCGTTTGAAGATTTCAGAATGCAAATCGATTTTCATGACCCATTGGCATTAAACGTGAAGTTTTCGAATTCCAATACCCATTGTCTTTAAACCTGAAGTTTTCGCTTTAAATAAGAATGTAAATCGAATTCCATGTTTGGTTGAGTGCTTAAATGACCCTTTGGCTTTAAAACCTTCCGAAAAAAGTGTGTTTTGTTGCCTTGTAGAGGGTATTTTTCCGCGAAATTTGTCATTcgtaaatttgtaaaacttttttgtacACACTGGTCTGGtgttttcttctattttttggctttacacCAATGCAATGTACTTTAGATAGgcccaaataaatatttatagtacCAATCCAAGGCCTATCTGATGTTTATAATTTGGAATTACTAAACTGGAAACTGAGTCATCCATGGAGATATCGTTTGATTGGTTGCttaattacataatttttattgaatttaaatttatttttacacctgattttgtttattttttaaatgatacaGATCTCTTCTCAGGGACTGTATGGATTGATATTGTATTATGTTAATGAAAATTGTGTTAAcgtaatttgttaatttagttaaatttttaaatgtataaattgaAGTTTATAAACCATAAAACTCTCatttctcatttaatttgttatttttcgtttaatttctctgaaatttcttaaaagcaatacattttaatggtttaaaacaaaaatcattttatcaaatgaattaataaaagacaaaacaaattttaatgtaCCATATTGCATTATGTTAATGAAAATtgtgttaaataaattggttaatttaattgaatttttaaatgtatgttttttttgcatCCTCCGACAATCTCcgaaatttctttaaataataatacattttaatgatttaaaacaaaaaacgatttACCAACGAATTCATATAGTACAGAACGAACTTCAGTGGCTTATAAACAAACGAAAGGctccacaaaaaaaaggttccCAAGTCGTGGGTTTCCAGGGCTTGGATGAGATGAGCACCCCAACGCCGGACCTAATCCAATCGATCTGGCTCCACGACGACAGCGCTTCCCACTCTTCTCCGATCGCAGACGGGATGCGGTTCGTTGCCCATCATCCCGATGGCCGTCTGGGCGGAGTAGGCCTTGTCGTCCTCCAGGAAATTGATGCTGTGACCGATGGCTCGCAGATAGGCAAACGTATGCCGTGGGACATCCGGTTCCATGTCGATTTGCATGGGCGCCAGTTGGTGATGCAGCCGGCCGGAGTTCACCGCCTTCTCAATGGGCTCGTGGAGCATAAAGTACCGGAGAATGGTCTGGGCCACCGAGGTGGTGATCTTGGAGCCCCCAGCTCCACCCACAATCAGCTTGACATTATCATGGGTATCCACAACGATGCTGGGA
Protein-coding regions in this window:
- the LOC128265560 gene encoding proteoglycan 4, with protein sequence MSTDPDQMAGESSHCADSDAQESAHKESSADEGHPVDPVAHPPNPSAFPCSRENPKESTETDMDIDNDLTTDERMPTVDELEQPKQPKTKPPEVKNEQEPEQEADQEQKEPLEPSPIQPPSPPVSATIKIEEDDKPLKLPSTQIQEEIAPSSPEAPPNPIQQRPAGKITRSSLNGSQGGSQVTTANRTPTIMKRLRKSTRFKAKQTGKGNPGGSNSQSNGHNNGPNGSTGSSTHLASAGAHPSNTNKHGKSGPAGPGGTTGARNRRSLFKRPAQKTPKVQASTKYVESLFYKGSYMQIGDIVSIVDEDQNLFYAQIRGLLVDAYCEKSAFLTWLIPTQDSPDPQEGFDPATYLIGPDEELSRKLSYLEFVMHAPSNYYFDRSTPFPLPDVDEYTAQRSGGYIWTRLPVVKREKGSGHKTGGAS